A single region of the Myripristis murdjan chromosome 3, fMyrMur1.1, whole genome shotgun sequence genome encodes:
- the lims1 gene encoding LIM and senescent cell antigen-like-containing domain protein 1 isoform X2, with translation MLGVAGMTGNMANALANAACERCKSGFAPAEKIVNSNGELYHEQCFVCAQCFQQFPEGLFYEFEGRKYCEHDFQMLFAPCCHQCGEFIIGRVIKAMNNSWHPDCFCCDICQAVLADVGFVKNAGRHLCRPCHNREKARGLGKYICQKCHAIIEEQPLIFKNDPYHPDHFNCNNCGKELTADARELKGELYCLPCHDKMGVPICGACRRPIEGRVVNAMGKQWHVEHFVCAKCEKPFLGHRHYERKGLAYCETHYNQLFGDVCYHCNRVIEGDVVSALNKAWCVSCFSCSTCNTKLTLKNKFVEFDMKPVCKKCYEKFPLELKKRLKKLAEAVGRK, from the exons ATGCTGGGGGTAGCCGGAATGACGGGCAA catggCAAATGCCCTGGCCAATGCGGCCTGTGAGCGCTGCAAGAGTGGCTTTGCTCCTGCTGAGAAGATAGTCAATAGTAATGGAGAGCTGTACCATGAGCAGTGCTTTGTGTGTGCCCAGTGTTTCCAGCAGTTTCCAGAGGGACTCTTCTATGAG TTTGAAGGCAGGAAGTACTGTGAGCATGATTTCCAGATGCTCTTTGCTCCTTGCTGTCACCAGTGTG GAGAGTTCATCATTGGTCGTGTGATTAAGGCCATGAACAACAGCTGGCACCCTGACTGCTTCTGCTGCGACATTTGCCAGGCTGTGCTTGCTGATGTCGGATTTGTCAAAAACGCTGGCAG GCACCTGTGCCGCCCATGCCATAACCGTGAGAAAGCCCGTGGCCTCGGAAAGTACATCTGCCAGAAGTGCCACGCCATAATTGAAGAGCAGCCGCTCATTTTTAAGAATGACCCTTACCACCCTGACCACTTCAACTGCAACAACTGTGG gaAGGAGCTGACAGCTGATGCCAGGGAGCTGAAGGGAGAGCTCTACTGTTTGCCCTGCCATGACAAGATGGGTGTGCCGATCTGTGGTGCCTGTAGGAGACCCATCGAGGGACGTGTTGTCAACGCCATGGGCAAGCAGTGGCATGTGGAG catTTTGTGTGCGCAAAGTGTGAGAAGCCTTTCCTTGGTCACCGCCATTATGAGAGGAAGGGGTTGGCTTACTGTGAGACTCACTACAAccag CTCTTTGGCGACGTTTGCTATCACTGCAACCGTGTGATTGAAGGCGATG TGGTGTCGGCGCTGAACAAGGCCTGGTGTGTCAGCTGTTTCTCTTGCTCCACCTGCAACACAAAACTCACCCTCAA GAACAAGTTTGTTGAGTTTGACATGAAACCTGTGTGTAAAAAATGTTATGAGAAGTTTCCTCTGGAGCTGAAGAAAAGGCTGAAGAAGCTGGCTGAGGCTGTTGGACGCAAGTAG
- the lims1 gene encoding LIM and senescent cell antigen-like-containing domain protein 1 isoform X1, translating to MLGVAGMTGNSMANALANAACERCKSGFAPAEKIVNSNGELYHEQCFVCAQCFQQFPEGLFYEFEGRKYCEHDFQMLFAPCCHQCGEFIIGRVIKAMNNSWHPDCFCCDICQAVLADVGFVKNAGRHLCRPCHNREKARGLGKYICQKCHAIIEEQPLIFKNDPYHPDHFNCNNCGKELTADARELKGELYCLPCHDKMGVPICGACRRPIEGRVVNAMGKQWHVEHFVCAKCEKPFLGHRHYERKGLAYCETHYNQLFGDVCYHCNRVIEGDVVSALNKAWCVSCFSCSTCNTKLTLKNKFVEFDMKPVCKKCYEKFPLELKKRLKKLAEAVGRK from the exons ATGCTGGGGGTAGCCGGAATGACGGGCAA cagcatggCAAATGCCCTGGCCAATGCGGCCTGTGAGCGCTGCAAGAGTGGCTTTGCTCCTGCTGAGAAGATAGTCAATAGTAATGGAGAGCTGTACCATGAGCAGTGCTTTGTGTGTGCCCAGTGTTTCCAGCAGTTTCCAGAGGGACTCTTCTATGAG TTTGAAGGCAGGAAGTACTGTGAGCATGATTTCCAGATGCTCTTTGCTCCTTGCTGTCACCAGTGTG GAGAGTTCATCATTGGTCGTGTGATTAAGGCCATGAACAACAGCTGGCACCCTGACTGCTTCTGCTGCGACATTTGCCAGGCTGTGCTTGCTGATGTCGGATTTGTCAAAAACGCTGGCAG GCACCTGTGCCGCCCATGCCATAACCGTGAGAAAGCCCGTGGCCTCGGAAAGTACATCTGCCAGAAGTGCCACGCCATAATTGAAGAGCAGCCGCTCATTTTTAAGAATGACCCTTACCACCCTGACCACTTCAACTGCAACAACTGTGG gaAGGAGCTGACAGCTGATGCCAGGGAGCTGAAGGGAGAGCTCTACTGTTTGCCCTGCCATGACAAGATGGGTGTGCCGATCTGTGGTGCCTGTAGGAGACCCATCGAGGGACGTGTTGTCAACGCCATGGGCAAGCAGTGGCATGTGGAG catTTTGTGTGCGCAAAGTGTGAGAAGCCTTTCCTTGGTCACCGCCATTATGAGAGGAAGGGGTTGGCTTACTGTGAGACTCACTACAAccag CTCTTTGGCGACGTTTGCTATCACTGCAACCGTGTGATTGAAGGCGATG TGGTGTCGGCGCTGAACAAGGCCTGGTGTGTCAGCTGTTTCTCTTGCTCCACCTGCAACACAAAACTCACCCTCAA GAACAAGTTTGTTGAGTTTGACATGAAACCTGTGTGTAAAAAATGTTATGAGAAGTTTCCTCTGGAGCTGAAGAAAAGGCTGAAGAAGCTGGCTGAGGCTGTTGGACGCAAGTAG